The DNA segment CACCGCACAGCTCATGCTGTGGGATGCGGGCACCGAGGCGAACGAGGAGCCCGGGCTGGGGGCGAACCAGGCTCCGCGCCAGGCCGGTGCCGACACCGGTCCGGCCGACGGCGACACCACCGTGCGGCTCGTGAACGACGGCTACACCTACCCGGCCGTGGCCGACGTCATCGAAGCCACGCTGACCTACGACGGCGGCGGCATGTTCACCCTGCGGATCGAGAACGTCTCGGACAGCTCGACGCTGATGCCGTCGAGCGGGCCGAGCCTGCCGGTGCCCCTGGCGCCGGGCGTCTTCGTGGTGCACGCGACGGCCGATCCGCTGTTCACCGCGGGCATGGCCGACGCCGGCCTGGGCCTCGAAGCCATCGCCGAGGACGGCGATCCGGCGGCCCTGGCGGCGGTGCTGGCCGCGAACAGCGGCCTGGTCTCGCCCCTGGCGCCCGTGGCGTGGGCCGTGCACGCGGCCGGGATGCCGATCTTCACCGCGGGCCTGGCCGATGCCGGCCTGGGCCTCGAGCACGCGGCCGAGGACGGCGATCCCGCCATGCTGGTGGCGTCGCTCGCCGGACTGCCCCTCGTCGCGGCCTCCGGTGCGGCGGCCGTGCCGGTGGGCGCGGGGGCGGCCGGTCCGGCCTTCCCGGGCAACATGTACACGTTCACCTTCGACGCCGAGCCGGGCGACTTCCTGAGCTTCGCCTCCATGCTCGGCCAGACGAACGACCTCTTCTTCGGCTTCGGCGAGGCGGGCCTGGCGCTGTTCGACGCCAACGACCGGCCCGTCACCGGCGACGTGTCGGCGCAGGTGATGCTGTGGGACGCCGGCACCGAGGCGAACCAGTGGCCGGGCGCCGGTGCCGATCAGGCGCCGCGGCAGGCGGCGCCGGACACCGGGGCCGACGACCCGACGAACATGGTCCGGCTCGTGAACGACGGCTTTCCCTACCCGGCGACCGGCACCATGGTGCAGGTGATGATCACCGCCGAGTAGGCGCCCGAAGCCGGCAAGACGAAGCGGCCTGCCCGGTGGATCGGGCAGGCCGCTTTCCGTGGCGGGTCGTCGCGTCGGATCAGGCCGGCGCCGTGTCCCCGGCCTCGTTCTCGTCGTCCTCGTCCGTGCCGAGCCGCCGCGCCCCCAGCAGCGCCACTCCCGCCGCGAACAGCGGCCCGATGAAGAGCACGATCACCGTCATGCGGCCCATGCGCGTGGGGTCGCCGGCGAAGACGGCCGCCAGGCCGAAGAGGCGGAAGAAGAAGACGGACGCGCCGAGCAGCAGCACCCCCACCACCCGCGGCCAGCGCGGCGCCAGCAGGGCCGCGAGGAAGAAGGGCACGCAGAGCAGGCTCTGCATGAGGCTCGCGCCGAGATTCCCTTCACCCGAGAGCAGACAGAAGCCCAGCCAGGCGCCGCCGATCCCGTTCAGCATGGTCACCGAGGTGCGCACGCGGCCCCAGTAGCCGTAGAGCGAACTGCAGAACCAGGTGAA comes from the bacterium genome and includes:
- a CDS encoding spondin domain-containing protein, whose amino-acid sequence is MKTGTKLTVLALAAVAILALTGCSDDDDPATPQMTGKTFTVTVANISTVFDHFGSGAFTTPVGAAGPAPIFPGEAYEMSFGAAPGHRLSFATMMVQSNDLFYAPDGNGIALYNGTTPVTGDVTAQLMLWDAGTEANEEPGLGANQAPRQAGADTGPADGDTTVRLVNDGYTYPAVADVIEATLTYDGGGMFTLRIENVSDSSTLMPSSGPSLPVPLAPGVFVVHATADPLFTAGMADAGLGLEAIAEDGDPAALAAVLAANSGLVSPLAPVAWAVHAAGMPIFTAGLADAGLGLEHAAEDGDPAMLVASLAGLPLVAASGAAAVPVGAGAAGPAFPGNMYTFTFDAEPGDFLSFASMLGQTNDLFFGFGEAGLALFDANDRPVTGDVSAQVMLWDAGTEANQWPGAGADQAPRQAAPDTGADDPTNMVRLVNDGFPYPATGTMVQVMITAE